In one window of Falco biarmicus isolate bFalBia1 chromosome 16, bFalBia1.pri, whole genome shotgun sequence DNA:
- the LOC130159702 gene encoding pepsin B-like, whose amino-acid sequence MKWLILALVCLQLSEGLVRIKLKKAKSIREKMREAGVLDEYLKKIKYDPAKKYLFSKDYVVYEPMTSHLDSSYFGEISIGTPPQNFMVLFDTGSSNLWVPSVYCQSQACTNHALFQPSDSSTFVNNGQSFTLSYGSGSLSVVLGYDTVTVQSIVVTNQEFGLSESEPTQPFYYADFDGIMGMAYPSLAVGGTPTVLQGMLQQNQLTEPIFSFYFSRQPTYNYGGELVLGGVDTKFFNGDIMWAPVTQELYWQVAIDEFAIGQSATGWCSEGCQAIVDTGTFLLTVPQNYMEIFVESLGAQQTSEGYAVDCNEVQNMPAITFVINGAQLPLYPSAYVMNNNGYCTLGIEVTYLPSQNGQPLWILGDVFLKEYYTVFDMANNRIGFAQSA is encoded by the exons ATGAAGTGGCTCATCCTGGCTCTCGTGTGCCTCCAGCTCTCGGAGGGGTTGGTGAG AATCAAACTGAAGAAAGCCAAGTCTATACGTGAGAAGATGAGGGAGGCTGGAGTGCTGGATGAATACCTGAAGAAGATCAAATATGATCCAGCTAAGAAATACCTCTTCAGTAAGGACTATGTCGTGTATGAGCCGATGACCAGCCACCTGGAT TCCTCCTACTTCGGGGAGATCAGCATCGGGACCCCCCCCCAAAACTTCATGGTGCTCTTCGACACCGGCTCCTCCAACCTGTGGGTGCCCTCCGTCTACTGCCAGTCGCAGGCGTGCA CCAACCACGCGTTATTCCAGCCCAGTGACTCCTCCACCTTCGTCAACAACGGCCAGTCCTTCACCCTTTCCTACGGCAGCGGCTCGCTCTCAGTGGTGCTGGGCTATGACACAGTGACA GTCCAGAGCATCGTGGTCACCAACCAGGAGTTTGGGCTCAGCGAGAGCGAGCCAACCCAGCCTTTCTACTACGCCGATTTTGATGGGATCATGGGAATGGCCTACCCTTCACTGGCAGTGGGAGGGACACCCACTGTGCTGCAGGGCATGCTGCAGCAGAACCAGCTCACCGAGCCCATCTTCAGCTTCTATTTCTCTCG CCAACCCACCTACAACTATGGGGGAGAACTGGTTCTTGGAGGAGTTGACACCAAGTTCTTCAATGGGGACATTATGTGGGCACCGGTGACCCAGGAGCTTTACTGGCAGGTCGCAATTGATGA GTTTGCTATTGGGCAGTCAGCAACCGGCTGGTGCAGCGAGGGCTGCCAGGCTATCGTGGACACGGGGACGTTCCTGCTGACGGTGCCCCAGAATTACATGGAGATCTTCGTTGAGTCCCTGGGCGCCCAGCAGACCAGTGAGGGT TACGCAGTTGACTGCAATGAGGTGCAGAACATGCCCGCCATCACCTTCGTCATCAACGGAGCTCAGCTCCCACTCTACCCCTCTGCCTATGTCATGAAC AACAACGGGTACTGCACTCTTGGGATTGAGGTCACCTACCTGCCTTCCCAGAACGGGCAGCCGCTCTGGATCTTGGGTGACGTCTTCCTCAAGGAGTATTACACTGTCTTTGACATGGCTAACAACCGCATTGGCTTCGCCCAGTCAGCGtag